The following proteins are encoded in a genomic region of Methanobrevibacter sp.:
- a CDS encoding 4Fe-4S binding protein, with the protein MKIDMEECGVCEDCIDVCVEEAIERKAYTVIIDAEKCDNCGECVDVCPVGAIYED; encoded by the coding sequence TTGAAAATCGATATGGAAGAATGTGGAGTTTGTGAAGATTGCATCGATGTATGTGTAGAAGAAGCAATTGAAAGAAAAGCTTACACAGTAATTATTGATGCTGAAAAATGCGATAACTGCGGCGAATGTGTTGATGTTTGTCCGGTCGGCGCTATTTATGAAGATTAG
- the hmd gene encoding 5,10-methenyltetrahydromethanopterin hydrogenase — translation MKVAILGAGCYRTHAAAGITNFSRACEVAELTGKENISMTHSTIEMGAELLELAGVDEIVVSDPTFDGDFTVVDDFDYSEVIAAHKAGNPEEVMPAIRAKVAELAETVPKPSKGAIHFTHPEDLGMKITTDDCEAVADADWVMTWLPEGGMQPAIIEKFADNIKEGAIVTHACTIPTTGLNKIFEDLGTNVNVASYHPGAVPEMKGQVYIAEGFADQASIDTLMDLGQKARGSAFTLPANMVGPVCDMCSAVTAITYAGILAYRDTVTQILGAPAGFAQMMANEALTQVTALMQDEGIDKMDDALNPAALLGTADSMNFGSLSEIVPTVLDYLGKDK, via the coding sequence ATGAAAGTAGCAATTTTAGGTGCAGGATGTTACAGAACTCATGCAGCAGCAGGAATTACAAACTTCTCAAGAGCTTGTGAAGTTGCAGAACTTACCGGAAAAGAAAACATTTCAATGACTCACTCAACCATCGAAATGGGTGCTGAGTTATTAGAATTAGCTGGAGTAGATGAAATTGTCGTATCTGATCCAACTTTTGACGGAGATTTCACAGTTGTAGATGACTTCGATTACTCTGAAGTAATTGCTGCACACAAAGCTGGAAACCCTGAAGAAGTAATGCCTGCAATTAGAGCAAAAGTAGCAGAATTAGCTGAAACTGTTCCTAAACCATCCAAAGGAGCTATTCACTTTACTCACCCTGAAGATTTAGGAATGAAAATTACTACTGATGATTGTGAAGCTGTTGCAGATGCTGACTGGGTAATGACCTGGTTACCAGAAGGTGGAATGCAACCGGCCATTATCGAAAAATTTGCTGACAACATTAAAGAAGGCGCAATCGTAACTCATGCATGTACCATTCCAACTACCGGATTAAACAAAATCTTCGAGGACTTAGGAACCAATGTAAATGTAGCTTCCTACCACCCCGGTGCTGTACCTGAAATGAAAGGACAAGTTTACATCGCAGAAGGTTTTGCTGACCAAGCATCCATTGACACATTAATGGACTTAGGTCAAAAAGCAAGAGGATCCGCATTCACATTACCTGCAAACATGGTAGGTCCAGTATGTGACATGTGTTCTGCAGTAACTGCAATTACCTATGCAGGTATTTTAGCTTACAGAGACACCGTAACTCAAATTTTAGGAGCACCTGCAGGATTTGCACAAATGATGGCTAACGAAGCTTTAACCCAAGTAACTGCATTAATGCAAGATGAAGGTATTGACAAAATGGATGATGCTTTAAACCCAGCAGCATTATTAGGTACTGCTGACTCAATGAACTTCGGTTCATTATCCGAAATTGTCCCAACCGTATTAGATTACTTAGGTAAAGACAAATAA
- a CDS encoding DUF3236 domain-containing protein codes for MAFEKMIHNAFEESRNNSRFGDTLEEIREIQDYIKNAKKVYIPNKNGIKVEVLNKVLNEYNLPQAKILQINTNSADTSRIPALAKAYMALDQSDADLIIARGRLGIPGSGSLLIFIDNKGRILTCGTSPSHLIHKKTIEQAVYREACEALEKIGFNKEG; via the coding sequence ATGGCATTTGAAAAGATGATACATAATGCATTTGAAGAATCTAGAAATAACTCCAGATTTGGAGATACCCTTGAAGAAATACGGGAGATTCAAGACTATATAAAAAATGCTAAGAAAGTATATATCCCAAATAAAAATGGAATCAAAGTTGAAGTGTTAAACAAAGTTTTAAATGAATATAACCTACCTCAAGCAAAAATACTTCAAATCAATACAAATTCTGCAGATACAAGCAGAATTCCTGCTCTTGCAAAGGCATACATGGCATTAGACCAAAGTGATGCAGATTTAATAATTGCAAGAGGCAGATTAGGCATACCGGGTTCCGGATCACTACTTATTTTTATAGACAATAAAGGAAGAATTTTAACCTGCGGAACATCACCTTCACATCTGATTCATAAAAAAACAATAGAACAGGCAGTTTACAGAGAGGCATGTGAAGCATTGGAAAAAATTGGATTCAATAAAGAAGGCTAA
- a CDS encoding oligosaccharide repeat unit polymerase family protein: protein MSIIYSKLTAIINRISDEFHKSFLFTIIFSILEFIENQWVNSYFKKLYPDEDFLKFLNKNQIVKHHLFNPLIVLLLFAAFLLLSLNSPSSSLVITLLLGFMAFFIGSSIFPKYFFNAANQNILKFEKRDIYSIGFCLILVSIVFFFVSVASVGGIPLLKPSIRYLLKPILTMPVFLIIPGICLVASSYLKDYQDNIITRSQARFRFAFLLILACGFLLLLGYRTPLLAAFLIIIVIGFYGNIISAWEVVIGAAIGVCAIVGIGYFRSLGEMTITSSTSPLYSLQSRADFTLHVLNLLDFISGNFGIAHGQLLASSIPGSELGPRMMVGKLIAWRSEVTITPTLIGQMVIDFGKVGVFVEMCILGFILGVGFKIMQKTKDYFYIGLYSLILTYSILGIETGILDIQVLFYFTAAILIYLTNIIKSES, encoded by the coding sequence ATGAGCATTATTTATTCCAAGTTAACTGCAATAATAAACAGGATTAGTGATGAATTTCACAAATCCTTTTTATTTACAATAATCTTTTCTATTTTAGAATTTATAGAAAATCAATGGGTTAACAGCTATTTTAAAAAGTTATATCCTGATGAGGACTTTTTAAAATTTTTAAATAAAAATCAGATTGTAAAACATCATCTTTTTAATCCGCTAATCGTTTTGCTTTTGTTTGCAGCATTTCTACTGCTATCCCTAAATTCCCCATCATCAAGTTTGGTTATTACATTACTTTTGGGATTTATGGCGTTTTTTATTGGATCTTCAATATTTCCAAAATATTTTTTCAATGCAGCTAATCAGAATATTTTAAAATTCGAAAAAAGAGACATTTATTCTATCGGATTTTGTTTAATTCTGGTGAGCATTGTATTTTTCTTTGTAAGTGTTGCATCTGTTGGAGGAATCCCTCTCTTAAAACCCTCAATTAGATATTTATTAAAGCCTATACTTACAATGCCTGTATTTTTAATTATACCCGGAATATGTTTAGTTGCATCTTCATATCTAAAAGATTATCAGGACAACATCATAACCCGTTCACAAGCCAGATTCAGATTCGCATTTTTACTCATTCTTGCTTGTGGATTTTTATTGCTTTTAGGTTATAGGACACCACTACTTGCAGCATTTCTCATAATAATTGTGATAGGTTTCTATGGAAATATCATTTCAGCGTGGGAAGTCGTTATTGGTGCGGCAATTGGTGTATGTGCAATAGTTGGAATAGGTTATTTTCGTTCACTGGGCGAAATGACAATAACTTCCTCAACCAGCCCATTGTATTCCCTGCAATCAAGAGCGGATTTTACATTGCATGTTTTAAATTTACTTGATTTTATCAGCGGAAACTTTGGTATAGCCCACGGTCAGCTTTTAGCAAGTTCAATTCCAGGAAGTGAATTAGGGCCAAGAATGATGGTTGGAAAATTAATTGCATGGAGAAGCGAAGTTACAATTACTCCAACACTTATTGGACAAATGGTAATTGATTTTGGAAAAGTTGGAGTGTTTGTGGAAATGTGCATTTTAGGATTTATTTTAGGTGTTGGATTTAAAATAATGCAAAAAACTAAAGATTATTTTTATATTGGGCTTTACAGCTTAATTTTAACATACTCAATTCTCGGAATTGAAACTGGAATTTTAGACATTCAGGTTTTATTTTACTTTACAGCCGCCATTTTAATCTATTTAACAAACATCATAAAATCAGAATCCTGA
- the cbiM gene encoding cobalt transporter CbiM, with amino-acid sequence MHIPDGFIPITQCIIYYVILIVALYFSVKWARSNLDEKRIPLLAVLAAGIFAIMSMNMPIPFGTSGHMVGGALVAIVFLAPEAAVLVFTVVLLIQALIFGDGGITALGANVLNMGIIGGAIGLYSFKGLKEFIGKYPAAGVAAWLATVIAALAAAIEMGIAGTFPINIGIPSMVLYHVFIGIIEAVLTVIVLVALDKFRPDLLAWNKGDA; translated from the coding sequence TTGCATATACCAGACGGATTTATACCTATTACACAATGTATCATATACTATGTAATATTAATTGTTGCATTGTACTTCTCTGTGAAATGGGCTAGATCAAACTTAGATGAAAAACGTATACCTCTTTTAGCAGTACTTGCCGCTGGTATCTTCGCAATCATGTCCATGAACATGCCAATTCCATTTGGTACAAGTGGACACATGGTTGGAGGAGCATTAGTAGCTATTGTATTCCTTGCTCCTGAAGCTGCTGTTTTAGTATTTACAGTGGTTTTACTTATCCAAGCATTAATCTTTGGAGACGGAGGAATTACTGCATTAGGAGCTAATGTATTGAACATGGGAATCATTGGAGGAGCAATAGGTTTATACTCCTTTAAAGGATTAAAAGAATTTATAGGAAAATACCCTGCTGCAGGAGTCGCAGCATGGTTAGCTACAGTAATTGCAGCATTAGCAGCCGCTATTGAAATGGGTATTGCTGGAACTTTCCCAATAAACATAGGTATTCCATCAATGGTTTTATATCACGTATTTATTGGAATAATCGAAGCAGTATTAACCGTGATTGTTCTTGTAGCATTAGATAAATTTAGACCAGATTTACTTGCATGGAATAAAGGAGATGCATAG
- a CDS encoding energy-coupling factor ABC transporter ATP-binding protein: MEQIHLETKNLSFTYPDGTQALKNINLKIKKGEKIAIVGPNGAGKSTLFSHLNGLTEPTSGHIEVDGEEIIYNRDELLKVRQKVGIVFQDPNDQLFAPTVKEDVAFGPMNLGLDYDEVKKRIVESLEMVGMRGFEDKTPHHLSGGQQKRVAIAGIIAMRPEIMILDEPTAGLDPEGVDKVLAILNRLNDEGISIIISSHDIEMVNQFADKIFVLYSGEIIAHGDKHQIFSDKKLLKKACLKEPVTTEILYKLKENGLDVDTEKITVNETVEEILKASKD, encoded by the coding sequence ATGGAACAAATTCATTTAGAGACAAAAAATTTATCTTTCACATATCCTGATGGAACTCAAGCTTTAAAAAACATAAATCTCAAAATTAAAAAAGGAGAGAAGATTGCAATTGTAGGTCCTAACGGAGCAGGAAAATCAACACTCTTTTCACATTTAAACGGTTTAACAGAACCTACCTCAGGACACATTGAAGTTGATGGTGAAGAGATAATTTATAACCGTGACGAGCTGCTTAAAGTAAGACAAAAAGTAGGAATTGTGTTTCAGGATCCTAATGACCAGTTATTTGCACCAACCGTTAAAGAGGATGTTGCTTTTGGACCCATGAATCTGGGCCTTGATTATGATGAAGTTAAAAAAAGAATCGTCGAATCATTGGAAATGGTCGGCATGAGAGGATTTGAAGATAAAACACCTCATCACCTCAGTGGAGGTCAGCAAAAAAGAGTGGCCATTGCAGGCATTATTGCAATGAGACCTGAAATAATGATTCTTGATGAACCAACTGCAGGTCTTGACCCTGAAGGTGTTGATAAAGTATTGGCTATTTTAAACAGGCTCAATGACGAAGGAATAAGCATCATAATTTCATCACACGATATAGAAATGGTAAATCAGTTTGCAGATAAGATATTTGTTTTATATTCCGGAGAAATAATTGCACATGGCGACAAACACCAGATATTTTCAGACAAGAAATTATTAAAAAAAGCCTGTTTAAAAGAACCGGTAACTACCGAAATATTGTATAAATTAAAAGAAAATGGATTAGATGTAGATACCGAAAAAATAACCGTTAATGAAACGGTTGAAGAAATACTGAAAGCATCAAAAGATTAA
- a CDS encoding Nif3-like dinuclear metal center hexameric protein, with the protein MRLKDIACFLNKKIPETFALPHDNIGFAGEYDANQDVGSIKIYMDLLPEDDTYSTGTLVITHHPPLFAPKTSTYTIHSNWDIVDGGANDALAKKLKLDVVDIFDKQTNIGRICKTNFTFRQLKEIVSDNFENVRTVNKLNDNMQLNKIGVISGFGLKNPDYIRLAKEKELDLLISGDLTHETAILAKNLKIPLIDLGHHESEIPGLYQLSELLEELDINVEVIDKRPIEQI; encoded by the coding sequence ATGAGACTTAAAGATATAGCCTGTTTTTTAAACAAAAAAATACCCGAAACTTTCGCATTGCCTCATGACAACATTGGTTTTGCAGGAGAATATGATGCAAATCAAGATGTTGGCTCCATTAAAATTTACATGGACCTGCTGCCTGAAGATGACACTTACAGCACAGGCACTTTAGTCATTACACATCACCCCCCATTATTTGCTCCCAAAACATCCACTTACACAATTCATTCAAACTGGGACATTGTTGATGGAGGGGCAAATGATGCTCTGGCAAAAAAATTGAAATTAGATGTCGTTGATATATTTGATAAGCAAACAAATATCGGAAGAATTTGTAAAACAAATTTTACATTCAGACAGTTGAAGGAAATAGTTTCAGATAATTTTGAAAATGTCCGGACTGTAAATAAATTAAATGACAATATGCAGCTAAATAAAATTGGAGTCATATCAGGATTTGGCCTTAAAAATCCGGATTACATCAGACTGGCTAAAGAAAAAGAATTGGATTTGTTAATTTCAGGCGATTTAACACATGAAACTGCAATTCTTGCAAAAAATCTGAAAATCCCTTTAATTGATTTAGGCCATCACGAAAGTGAAATTCCTGGATTATACCAATTATCCGAACTTTTAGAAGAGCTTGACATCAATGTTGAGGTTATTGATAAAAGGCCGATTGAACAAATATAA
- the cbiQ gene encoding cobalt ECF transporter T component CbiQ: protein MADITQIIRFDELSSKSSPIHDLEGRIKLISTILIIIVCVTSKELFIPIIIEIMLLTILKIADLSYIDSFKRLLLLLPFGGAIIIFQPFIQPGNVLWSYSWLTVTDGGLNWAILLLARIIATLTAIIIYSSTTPLQEMASSFRKLKMPRDLAMILSIMVRFLFLFVDELAAIRKSQKSRNFDIHSNKTSYKWRVKQVGYTIGMMFLKAYEQGERVHKSMVSRGFSDASEMFDEKKSPEKTDYIYIISIIIIVIIFEIIIFKYSGQLGYIGQNLSIN, encoded by the coding sequence ATGGCGGACATAACACAAATAATCAGATTTGACGAACTATCTTCAAAAAGCAGTCCGATTCATGATTTGGAAGGAAGAATCAAATTAATTTCAACAATATTAATAATTATTGTTTGTGTTACCTCAAAAGAGCTTTTTATACCAATCATAATTGAAATAATGCTATTGACTATATTAAAAATAGCTGATTTATCATATATTGATTCATTTAAAAGACTGTTGCTGTTGCTTCCATTTGGTGGAGCAATAATAATATTTCAACCATTTATACAACCTGGAAACGTTCTTTGGAGTTATTCATGGTTAACAGTTACCGATGGTGGCCTCAATTGGGCAATTTTGCTTTTAGCGCGTATTATTGCAACATTAACTGCAATCATAATTTACTCATCAACAACCCCGTTACAGGAAATGGCAAGTTCCTTTAGAAAATTGAAAATGCCAAGAGACCTGGCAATGATTTTATCAATCATGGTGAGATTTTTATTCTTGTTTGTTGATGAACTTGCAGCTATACGAAAATCCCAGAAATCAAGAAACTTTGACATCCATTCCAATAAAACAAGTTATAAATGGAGAGTTAAACAGGTGGGCTACACAATAGGCATGATGTTTTTAAAGGCCTATGAGCAGGGAGAACGTGTTCACAAAAGTATGGTAAGCCGGGGATTTTCTGATGCATCAGAGATGTTTGATGAAAAAAAATCTCCTGAAAAAACTGATTATATATACATAATTTCAATTATAATAATAGTTATAATATTTGAAATAATCATATTCAAATATTCCGGGCAACTGGGATACATCGGTCAAAATCTATCAATCAATTAG
- a CDS encoding SAM-dependent methyltransferase HcgC family protein: protein MNVDVGITSEVLTLKSKTRLIDIFNEIICEKSQAVYSYLEKLNLDNDTKIIVIGTYFTGVGIVKKLSEKYNNILLVDIYPHLEQLLYTSIGGKLKNKVNFSSDLNLIYTGEVVIDTTGFGGITAEQSSKFNVNTFIIEDPIAEDNDKLLKDKNNIHERLNAANAIHKAIIKTKGINTKTSGTMTLTIGILNNVLNSCFNKEGILYSACEMGFFEEVIFKEKNINKFVKLTDKSAFKVSTINPFDCDELIYYELDRIKSEMI from the coding sequence ATGAATGTTGATGTGGGAATTACTTCTGAAGTGCTTACGCTCAAATCCAAAACAAGATTAATAGATATTTTTAATGAAATAATATGTGAAAAATCACAAGCCGTATATAGCTATTTAGAAAAGTTGAATCTTGACAATGACACCAAAATAATAGTTATCGGAACATATTTTACAGGCGTGGGGATAGTTAAAAAATTAAGTGAAAAATATAATAATATTTTATTAGTTGATATTTATCCTCATTTAGAACAGTTATTGTATACTTCTATCGGAGGAAAACTTAAAAATAAAGTTAATTTTTCATCGGATTTGAATCTGATTTACACTGGAGAAGTTGTTATTGACACAACAGGATTTGGAGGCATTACTGCTGAGCAATCATCAAAATTTAATGTAAATACTTTCATAATCGAAGATCCGATAGCTGAAGACAATGATAAATTATTAAAAGATAAGAATAACATTCATGAACGGTTGAATGCAGCAAATGCAATACACAAAGCCATTATAAAAACAAAAGGAATTAATACAAAAACTTCAGGAACAATGACCTTAACAATAGGTATTTTAAATAATGTGCTGAACAGCTGCTTCAACAAAGAAGGAATTTTGTATAGTGCCTGTGAAATGGGATTTTTTGAAGAAGTTATTTTTAAAGAGAAAAATATTAATAAGTTTGTAAAACTAACAGATAAATCCGCATTTAAAGTATCTACAATCAATCCTTTTGACTGTGACGAGCTTATTTATTATGAACTGGATAGAATAAAATCTGAAATGATTTAA
- a CDS encoding adhesin, whose translation MKEKFTIIDYILIILVIGAIAFAFIHITTDESSEIQKTAFDASTINKIPDTYSNYYKDGYIVKAVVDGFNASDGEKVTVNGTVKWIGNNGGTDVKILIEDNKTSYLVGLYKSIPEADVYVDKISLETDGSKYENLVEVKASPEKIQTINDLNKNLSGADFEISTTVTLDSFDLMEIQEITNIINSNDKRLAIKTPNSGLGNSIILENANGQTLDYANSVLGNINGLTDEITIRVYNCSDSQLDQIKNNYDVINIRKF comes from the coding sequence ATGAAGGAAAAATTTACCATAATTGATTATATATTAATCATTTTAGTTATAGGTGCAATAGCTTTTGCATTTATACATATTACAACAGACGAATCATCAGAAATCCAAAAAACAGCATTCGATGCATCTACAATCAATAAAATCCCAGACACTTATTCAAATTATTATAAAGACGGATATATTGTAAAAGCAGTCGTTGACGGTTTTAATGCAAGCGATGGAGAGAAAGTGACAGTAAACGGTACTGTAAAATGGATTGGAAATAATGGTGGAACCGACGTTAAGATACTTATTGAAGACAATAAGACAAGCTATTTAGTTGGATTATACAAAAGCATTCCTGAAGCAGACGTTTATGTGGATAAAATTTCACTTGAAACCGATGGAAGCAAATATGAAAACTTAGTAGAGGTTAAAGCCAGCCCGGAAAAAATCCAAACAATAAATGACCTGAATAAAAACTTATCCGGTGCCGACTTTGAGATATCTACAACAGTTACACTTGATTCTTTTGATTTAATGGAAATTCAGGAAATAACAAATATAATCAATTCAAATGATAAAAGATTAGCTATCAAAACACCAAACAGTGGATTGGGCAATAGCATAATACTTGAAAACGCAAATGGACAAACACTTGACTATGCCAATTCCGTTTTAGGCAACATCAACGGACTTACCGACGAGATCACAATCAGAGTCTACAATTGCAGCGACAGTCAGCTGGATCAGATTAAAAATAACTACGACGTTATTAATATAAGAAAATTCTAA
- the hmdB gene encoding 5,10-methenyltetrahydromethanopterin hydrogenase cofactor biosynthesis protein HmdB, with protein sequence MIDEILIKAEQGKNLTDDEFLELLNINNDEDMQKLFDTAAKIRSQESKTIKLTSTIHVTNKCQIQPRCEYCGFAEKTSKKGYYNAFYKSNEEILNAVESIKEARIPRVSCSGGYGYKGKQVVNACKIVKSNSNLEILVNVGGDLTKKSINELGELGVDTICCNLETINEEVFSKRKPGDSLNHRILTCKRISDAGIGLSSGLLLGIGESVEDRLKHLRYLSNFKTLEEIPIMGFNPYEDTPMANEKPFPLKEQLKIVAVTRIMYPNIRITMPTPTVGPENVEFSLKAGANNLATVIADNYPHEVKGVGAPEYGNYNKVVNVIEKLGLIPQTI encoded by the coding sequence ATGATTGATGAAATTTTAATAAAAGCAGAACAGGGAAAAAATTTAACTGATGATGAATTTTTAGAGTTATTAAATATAAATAATGACGAAGACATGCAAAAGTTATTTGATACAGCTGCAAAAATAAGAAGCCAGGAATCAAAAACAATTAAATTAACATCCACAATACATGTCACAAACAAATGTCAGATACAACCTAGATGCGAATATTGCGGATTTGCAGAGAAAACATCCAAAAAAGGATATTATAATGCTTTTTATAAATCAAACGAAGAAATTCTTAATGCTGTTGAATCCATAAAAGAAGCACGCATTCCCCGTGTAAGCTGCTCCGGAGGATACGGTTATAAAGGCAAGCAGGTAGTTAATGCATGCAAAATAGTTAAAAGCAACTCCAATTTGGAAATTCTGGTTAATGTTGGTGGAGATTTAACTAAAAAATCCATAAATGAATTAGGAGAATTAGGCGTAGATACCATTTGTTGTAACTTAGAAACAATTAACGAAGAGGTATTTTCTAAAAGAAAACCTGGTGATTCACTAAATCATCGAATTTTAACTTGTAAACGCATAAGCGATGCAGGAATAGGATTGTCTTCAGGATTGCTTTTAGGAATTGGGGAAAGCGTTGAAGACAGATTAAAACACCTGCGTTATTTAAGTAACTTTAAAACCCTAGAGGAAATTCCGATTATGGGTTTTAATCCATATGAGGACACTCCTATGGCAAATGAAAAACCATTCCCATTAAAAGAGCAGCTGAAAATCGTTGCAGTTACCCGCATAATGTATCCAAACATTAGAATTACAATGCCCACTCCAACTGTTGGTCCTGAAAATGTGGAGTTTTCACTAAAAGCAGGTGCGAATAATTTAGCCACCGTCATTGCAGACAACTACCCCCATGAAGTGAAAGGCGTTGGTGCACCGGAATACGGAAATTACAATAAAGTAGTTAATGTGATTGAAAAACTGGGACTGATACCTCAAACTATTTAA
- a CDS encoding FeoA family protein, which translates to MKTLKDVKPGETVKIKKFHETGDIDLRRHLLSMGFVKGSEITIKKVATLGDPIKMNIKGYEVCLRKEEAENIEVE; encoded by the coding sequence ATGAAAACTTTAAAAGATGTAAAACCTGGTGAAACAGTAAAAATAAAAAAGTTCCATGAAACTGGAGACATTGATTTAAGAAGACATCTGTTAAGTATGGGTTTCGTTAAAGGGAGTGAAATAACTATTAAAAAAGTAGCTACTTTAGGCGATCCAATCAAAATGAATATTAAAGGATACGAGGTTTGTCTTCGCAAAGAAGAAGCTGAAAACATTGAGGTTGAATAA
- a CDS encoding UPF0254 family protein — protein MIKIATAECFTQGKIGRELHALAQNYKGYFGREYIKDPKEYGDFDYGELSVTCSLFIPTIEAVEKILNVRNPPEPDNLIKGIKVYDETGDKKVSKIMAEAVKNLSDCDIAIGTTAGVGHGAIAIINNEYEIITTTDIYADLNELNSRHLYKRSEAGIKKALEITLLLLNNNFDKINSLENVEIIKK, from the coding sequence ATGATTAAAATAGCTACAGCCGAATGTTTTACTCAGGGAAAAATCGGAAGGGAACTGCATGCATTAGCTCAAAATTATAAGGGCTATTTCGGAAGGGAGTATATTAAAGACCCAAAAGAATATGGAGATTTTGATTATGGTGAACTTAGCGTGACCTGCAGTTTATTTATTCCAACAATTGAAGCCGTTGAGAAAATATTAAATGTGAGAAACCCCCCCGAACCTGACAATTTAATTAAGGGAATAAAGGTTTATGACGAAACTGGAGATAAAAAAGTCAGCAAAATTATGGCGGAAGCCGTTAAAAACTTAAGCGATTGTGATATAGCTATTGGAACCACAGCAGGTGTTGGCCATGGAGCAATAGCAATTATTAATAATGAATATGAAATAATAACCACCACCGACATTTATGCAGATTTAAATGAATTAAACAGCAGACATCTCTATAAGCGGTCAGAAGCAGGAATTAAAAAAGCCTTAGAAATAACATTACTTCTTTTAAACAATAATTTTGACAAAATAAACTCTTTAGAAAATGTTGAAATTATAAAAAAATAG
- a CDS encoding PDGLE domain-containing protein: MHSMDKKDQYLIVVAVVICIIVSCLSPYIASGDPDGLEKSAEDSGLAEDFQIEEINGIPEAIFPDYAFADNPDDQALQVVALIIGVIITLGLGYAVAEIVKNRI, from the coding sequence ATGCATAGTATGGATAAAAAAGATCAGTATCTAATTGTTGTTGCAGTAGTCATCTGTATTATAGTCAGTTGTCTTTCACCATACATCGCATCAGGTGATCCAGACGGACTTGAAAAATCTGCAGAAGATTCAGGGTTAGCTGAAGATTTCCAGATTGAAGAAATAAATGGAATTCCAGAAGCGATTTTCCCAGATTATGCATTTGCAGACAATCCTGATGATCAAGCATTACAAGTTGTAGCCTTGATTATCGGAGTAATTATAACCCTAGGATTAGGGTATGCAGTTGCAGAAATCGTTAAAAACAGGATTTAA